A window of Aeromicrobium sp. Root236 contains these coding sequences:
- a CDS encoding cold-shock protein produces the protein MPTGKVKWYDADKGFGFLTQEDGPDVHVRSDALPDGVTTLKAGTRVEFGIVQGSRGDQALQVRVLDPVTSVSRAQSHARRKDPETMAVIVEDLIRLLDTIGEGYRHGRHPDGKKAKSAAQVLRAVASELEL, from the coding sequence ATGCCCACGGGCAAAGTGAAGTGGTACGACGCGGACAAGGGCTTCGGCTTCCTGACGCAGGAGGACGGCCCGGACGTCCACGTGCGCTCCGACGCGCTGCCCGACGGCGTCACGACGCTCAAGGCCGGCACCCGCGTCGAGTTCGGCATCGTGCAGGGCAGCCGCGGCGACCAGGCCCTCCAAGTGCGCGTCCTCGACCCGGTGACCTCGGTCTCGCGCGCGCAGTCGCACGCCCGCCGCAAGGACCCGGAGACCATGGCGGTCATCGTCGAGGACCTCATCCGTCTGCTCGACACGATCGGTGAGGGCTACCGCCACGGTCGCCACCCCGACGGCAAGAAGGCCAAGTCGGCGGCCCAGGTGCTCCGCGCCGTCGCGAGCGAGCTCGAGCTCTGA